A region from the Benincasa hispida cultivar B227 chromosome 12, ASM972705v1, whole genome shotgun sequence genome encodes:
- the LOC120068230 gene encoding chaperone protein dnaJ 20, chloroplastic-like encodes MRSCGLALSGTDSRCYLPAMPPTFSPRRASPPDGTSQVLFPKSARHPSACVRVKATVVNEAVVSDDVEMSFYEVLGVPESGSMVEIKQAYKQMALKYHPDVSPRDRIEEYTRKFIKVQEAYETLSDPSMRALYDSDMAIGLHLAFSARRRGYNHEEMEEKSGWKNRWKDQLSGLKKRSMNKDSRASMSWGARMRRQRDKLHEDDA; translated from the exons ATGCGTAGCTGCGGTTTGGCTTTATCAGGCACCGATTCACGTTGCTATTTACCGGCGATGCCTCCCACTTTCTCTCCAAGAAGAGCCTCTCCGCCGGACGGAACTTCGCAGGTTTTGTTCCCTAAATCGGCACGGCATCCTTCTGCTTGCGTCAGAGTAAAGGCCACTGTCGTCAACGAAGCGGTAGTCTCCGACGACGTCGAGATGAGCTTCTACGAGGTTTTAGGAGTACCGGAGTCGGGGTCGATGGTGGAGATTAAGCAGGCCTACAAGCAGATGGCTCTGAAATATCATCCGGACGTTTCACCGCGGGACCGGATCGAAGAGTATACTAGGAAGTTCATCAAGGTTCAGGAGGCGTATGAGACGTTGTCCGATCCTAGTATGAGAGCTTTGTATGACAGTGACATGGCGATAGGTCTTCATCTTGCTTTTTCTGCTCGAAGACGCGGCTACAACCATGAG GAAATGGAAGAGAAAAGTGGGTGGAAGAACCGTTGGAAGGATCAGCTATCAGGATTGAAGAAAAGAAGCATGAACAAAGATTCAAGAGCAAGCATGTCGTGGGGAGCTCGGATGCGCAGGCAAAGGGACAAGCTTCATGAAGACGATGCATAA